One stretch of Prunus persica cultivar Lovell chromosome G1, Prunus_persica_NCBIv2, whole genome shotgun sequence DNA includes these proteins:
- the LOC109946519 gene encoding extensin-like, whose product MTTMGGGSSWGRLWPQMAVALAAILVVVSSNVGSVEANAYPYSSPPPPPYVYSSPPPPVHSPPPPYVYMSPPPPSPSPPPPYVYKSPPPPSPSPPPTYEYKSPPPPSPSPPPPYVYKSPPPPPKELPPYHYKSPPPPSPSPPPPYHYTSPQRV is encoded by the coding sequence ATGACGACAATGGGTGGCGGCTCCTCTTGGGGCCGTCTTTGGCCTCAAATGGCAGTGGCTTTAGCAGCTATACTAGTTGTGGTTTCAAGCAATGTGGGTTCAGTTGAAGCAAATGCTTATCCCTACTCTTCacccccaccaccaccttATGTTTATAGCTCACCACCACCTCCTGTTCACTCTCCACCACCGCCATATGTCTACATGTCTCCACCACCTCCGTCACCGTCACCACCGCCGCCTTATGTGTACaagtcaccaccaccaccatcaccatcccCACCACCGACTTATGAGTACAAGTCTCCCCCACCGCCTTCTccttcaccaccaccaccttatGTGTACAAGTCTCCACCTCCTCCACCAAAAGAACTACCTCCGTACCACTACAAgtctccaccaccaccttctcCTTCACCGCCGCCACCTTACCACTATACATCTCCTCAACGTGTCTGA
- the LOC18790150 gene encoding uncharacterized protein LOC18790150 codes for MLKFLSRVRIEFNALDPRTASCLEFLAQCNARKAKESNPSCAVQVKRRTDDEPPKITVTFVNGVEEVFDATATPAQDIRNMILEKGQSLETEQMFRDAGEPWPVVIPAEELHQPAPGTKPRKAEEKKQ; via the exons ATGCTGAAGTTCCTGTCAAGGGTGAGGATTGAGTTCAATGCCTTGGACCCACGTACGGCCTCGTGTCTGGAGTTCTTGGCACAGTGCAATGCCCGGAAGGCCAAGGAGTCCAACCCCTCCTGCGCTGTCCAAGTCAAGCGCCGAACCGATGATGAGCCGCCTAAGATCACCGTCACCTTTGTCAATGGAGTCGAGGAGGTGTTCGACGCCACCGCCACTCCCGCCCAGGACATCAGGAACATGATTCTCGAAAAGGGTCAGAGCCTCGAGACTGAGCAGATGTTCCGCGACGCTGGTGAGCCTTGGCCCGTTGTTATCCCCGCCGAGGAGCTCCACCAACCGGCCCCTGGTACCAAG CCGAGGAAAGCAGAAGAGAAAAAGCAGTAA
- the LOC18791985 gene encoding mitochondrial import inner membrane translocase subunit PAM16 like 2, translating to MAAKILANLIVMGSSIVARALVQAYRQALQNASKSGVAQETLQNAVRRSSKVMTEQEARQILNVSETTTWEEVMKRYDTLFENNAKNGTFYLQSKVHRAKECLEAAYRDKGQGTGTPS from the exons ATG GCTGCAAAGATTCTTGCTAACTTAATTGTGATGGGTTCTAGTATAGTGGCAAGGGCTCTAGTTCAAGCATATCGTCAGGCACTTCAAA ATGCCTCAAAATCAGGTGTGGCTCAAGAAACATTACAGAATGCTGTTCGTAGAAGCAGCAAGGTCATGACAGAGCAAGAAGCTAGGCAGATTCTTAATGTCTCAGAGACAACCACTTGGGAGGAAGTTATGAAG AGATATGACACTTTATTCGAAAATAATGCCAAGAACGGGACCTTTTACCTTCAGTCAAAAGTTCACAGGGCCAAGGAATGCTTAGAGGCTGCATATCGAGACAAAGGTCAGGGTACGGGTACCCCTAGTTGA